A window of the Trichoplusia ni isolate ovarian cell line Hi5 chromosome 4, tn1, whole genome shotgun sequence genome harbors these coding sequences:
- the LOC113492665 gene encoding serine protease inhibitor 88Ea-like translates to MLKVLAVGFLVVAGVCGQCFYKDDSSKKLDPEARTSLYRGQLEFTLNLFNAINKAVPDDNVFFSPFSVYQALVLAYFSAGGQTEQSLRGSLKIADNLDKINLMTAYKVDQRSRAANNNSDSYEFTSANKLFADTGLQVRQCMLDLFGDELEALKFSENPEAAREYINEWVARITKNNIKSLLPADAISQNTKLVLANAAYFKGVWASKFPQERTKKEAFFVSETRQTLVPFMKQKGTFHYMVSDELGAQILELPYKGNDISMYILLPPYSMKEGVSNIIANLTPERLAAVVEEGYMGREVIVEIPKFTVERTLPLREVLETLDVGDLFNTSADFTTLTEQRGILFDDAIHKAKIQVDEEGTVAAAASAIFGFRSSRPAEPSRFIANFPFVYLIYERPTNSVLFMGVYRDPKK, encoded by the exons ATGTTGAAAGTGTTAGCGGTGGGTTTTCTGGTGGTGGCCGGCGTCTGCGGCCAGTGCTTCTACAAAGATGACTCTTCAAAGAAGTTGGACCCAGAGGCTCGGACCTCGCTGTACCGAGGCCAGCTGGAGTTCACCCTGAATCTATTCAATGCGATCAACAAGGCTGTTCCCGATGACAACGTGTTCTTCTCCCCATTCTCCGTGTATCAGGCGCTAGTACTCGCGTATTTCTCCGCCGGAGGACAGACTGAACAGTCTTTGAGAGGATCCCTAAAGATTGCCGATAACTTG GACAAGATAAACCTGATGACGGCATACAAGGTGGACCAGCGCTCGCGAGCGGCGAACAACAACAGTGACAGCTACGAGTTCACGAGCGCCAACAAACTATTCGCCGACACCGGCCTGCAAGTGCGCCAGTGTATGCTGGACCTGTTTGGAGACGAGCTCGAGGCCTTG AAATTCAGTGAGAATCCAGAGGCTGCTCGTGAGTACATTAATGAATGGGTTGCCCGCATCACGAAGAACAACATCAAGAGTCTGCTACCTGCAGATGCAATCTCCCAGAACACAAAGCTCGTGCTGGCCAACGCGGCTTACTTCAAAGGCGTCTGGGCTTCCAAGTTCCCCCAGGAGAGGACGAAGAAGGAGGCTTTCTTTGTCTCCGAAACACGCCAAACTCTTGTGCCGTTCATGAAGCAGAAGGGAACATTCCATTACA tggtGAGTGACGAGCTCGGTGCGCAGATCCTCGAACTGCCTTACAAGGGAAATGACATCAGCATGTACATCCTGCTGCCTCCTTACTCCATGAAGGAAG GTGTTAGTAACATCATCGCTAACCTGACGCCGGAGCGTCTGGCGGCTGTCGTGGAAGAAGGATACATGGGTCGTGAGGTCATTGTGGAAATCCCTAAGTTCACTGTTGAGAGGACCCTACCTTTAAGAGAA GTGTTGGAAACATTAGACGTTGGTGACTTATTCAACACATCTGCTGACTTCACCACTTTGACGGAACAGCGCGGTATCCTGTTCGACGACGCCATCCACAAGGCGAAGATCCAAGTCGACGAAGAAG GTACTGTAGCTGCAGCGGCATCAGCTATCTTCGGGTTCCGCTCGTCTCGCCCCGCGGAGCCGAGTCGCTTCATTGCCAACTTCCCCTTCGTCTACCTCATCTACGAACGTCCCACCAACTCCGTCCTCTTCATGGGAGTCTACAGAGACCCtaagaagtaa